A region from the Nostoc sp. HK-01 genome encodes:
- a CDS encoding Fis family transcriptional regulator, with the protein MAKNIMESRESLDLDFSHYLMILKRRWLCVTSIVIGTIALSALAATLIKPSYEAEGKLLFRMPSFKTVGTNLLPNNNEGDQAGDLKSLVSTQNPISTQIEVISSPLLLEQIIDKIQLKDENGESLKVEELQKKLKLKIIGGTDVLRVSYQSNNPEEAAAVVNTLMNLYLENDILTSRAEAEATRKFMAKQLPISQASVNRAEVALRVFRQKNNIADLSEETKSSVGIIANLDNEINAIQAQLAEVNAQSSELRQKLGLNSQNALAVSALSQSPAVQGVLTQLQDVERQLANERSRFLDDNPVIVGLEARKANLTNLLQQQITQTLGQQSQFAPRLLQIGELRQNLIQNFLQLEVQSFGFKQRLASLYNSRSVYERRMRFIPQLIQTQHELERKVEVDQSTYQNLLKKVQELQLAENRNTANARIIAQALVPEKPTSGKKLIILVMGVMFGAFLSTTTVLFLEMRDKSLKTLKEIREVFEYPLLGVIPLSAHKTHSRKLDTKKLTTPEIAVRDMPHSLTSEIYRMIQANLKFLSSDKVLKTIVVTSSVPKEGKSTVSANLAAAIAQLGRRVLLIDADMRVPSQHHLWQLTNVAGLSEVLVGQSEVDTAVNQVMDNLNVLTAGVRPPNPLALLDSKRMAALIKDFSSKYDCVIIDAPPALLAADALALSQMSDGILLVGRPGVIDSSSASAVQEMLDRANHQVLGLVVNGIIDKNESSKYFYHTSEYFSPQEFKKEVVLQKQIGDRSSSL; encoded by the coding sequence ATGGCAAAAAACATTATGGAATCTAGAGAATCTCTTGATTTAGACTTTAGCCATTACCTAATGATATTAAAAAGACGATGGTTATGTGTAACTAGTATTGTTATAGGTACAATTGCTCTCAGCGCTTTAGCAGCTACGCTAATCAAACCTTCTTATGAAGCTGAGGGAAAACTCCTATTCAGAATGCCTTCTTTTAAGACAGTAGGTACTAATCTTTTGCCTAATAACAATGAGGGGGATCAAGCAGGAGATTTGAAAAGCTTAGTATCCACCCAAAATCCTATCAGTACTCAAATAGAAGTTATTTCTTCGCCACTTTTGCTAGAGCAAATTATCGATAAAATACAGCTCAAAGATGAAAATGGTGAATCACTGAAAGTTGAAGAACTACAAAAGAAACTAAAGCTTAAAATAATTGGTGGTACGGATGTGTTGCGGGTTAGTTATCAAAGTAACAACCCCGAAGAAGCAGCAGCAGTAGTCAATACATTAATGAATCTTTATTTAGAAAATGATATTTTGACAAGTCGTGCTGAAGCCGAAGCAACTCGTAAATTCATGGCCAAGCAGTTGCCTATCTCTCAGGCTAGTGTTAACAGAGCAGAAGTTGCACTAAGAGTATTCAGACAGAAGAATAACATTGCAGATTTATCAGAAGAAACAAAGTCATCCGTAGGGATTATTGCAAATTTAGATAACGAGATTAATGCTATTCAGGCTCAACTAGCTGAGGTAAACGCCCAAAGTAGTGAACTTCGACAAAAACTAGGGCTAAATTCCCAAAATGCTCTTGCGGTAAGTGCGTTGAGTCAGTCACCAGCAGTGCAAGGCGTTTTAACCCAACTTCAAGATGTAGAACGACAGTTAGCGAATGAACGCAGTCGTTTTCTAGATGACAATCCTGTAATCGTCGGATTAGAAGCGAGAAAAGCCAACTTAACCAACCTGCTACAGCAGCAAATTACACAAACGTTGGGACAACAATCACAATTCGCACCAAGATTATTGCAAATTGGTGAACTCAGACAAAACTTGATCCAAAATTTTCTGCAACTAGAAGTGCAGAGCTTTGGCTTCAAACAGAGATTAGCTTCTTTGTATAATTCCCGTTCTGTTTACGAACGACGGATGAGATTTATACCTCAGTTAATCCAAACCCAGCACGAACTAGAACGAAAAGTTGAAGTTGACCAATCAACTTATCAAAACCTACTAAAAAAAGTTCAGGAATTACAATTAGCAGAGAATAGAAATACTGCCAATGCCAGGATTATTGCCCAAGCCCTAGTTCCTGAAAAACCAACATCAGGTAAAAAATTGATCATTTTAGTCATGGGGGTAATGTTTGGGGCATTCTTGTCTACCACTACTGTCCTCTTCCTAGAAATGAGAGATAAATCTCTCAAAACACTTAAGGAAATTAGAGAAGTATTTGAATATCCACTACTGGGCGTTATTCCTCTGTCTGCTCACAAAACACATTCCCGCAAGCTTGACACAAAAAAATTAACTACTCCCGAAATTGCTGTTAGGGATATGCCTCACTCTCTAACTAGCGAAATCTATCGGATGATTCAAGCTAATCTGAAATTTCTCAGTTCCGATAAGGTGCTGAAAACTATTGTCGTAACTAGTTCAGTACCTAAAGAAGGCAAGTCTACAGTATCAGCAAATTTAGCTGCGGCGATCGCTCAACTAGGCCGACGAGTTTTACTGATTGACGCAGATATGCGAGTTCCTTCACAGCATCATCTCTGGCAACTTACAAATGTAGCAGGTTTAAGTGAAGTTTTAGTAGGTCAGTCAGAAGTTGATACTGCTGTCAATCAAGTAATGGATAATCTTAATGTATTAACTGCGGGAGTTAGACCTCCCAATCCCCTGGCTTTGCTTGACTCAAAGCGGATGGCCGCATTAATTAAGGATTTTTCATCGAAATATGATTGTGTAATTATTGATGCTCCTCCTGCTCTCCTGGCTGCTGATGCTCTAGCTTTAAGCCAAATGTCTGATGGCATTTTGTTAGTAGGCCGACCTGGGGTGATTGATTCTAGCAGTGCATCTGCTGTACAGGAGATGTTAGACAGAGCCAATCATCAAGTCTTAGGTTTAGTAGTGAATGGCATTATTGACAAAAATGAATCTAGCAAGTATTTCTACCATACTTCAGAATATTTTAGCCCTCAAGAATTTAAAAAAGAGGTTGTGTTACAAAAGCAAATAGGAGATAGAAGTTCTTCTCTATAA
- a CDS encoding endo-1,4-beta-xylanase, giving the protein MNNNILLTRRRAVKLGCGMLAGGVGAVATSKAININNQIQALDNPRREFPISGKLSLKELAAAKRLIYGAAIQYSQLLLDRELANHVKHECGILVPEWELKWSVGKHPLRPSPNSFDFTGADWMANFAKANGLLLRGHTLIWHESLPPWFKSTVNSQNAKEFLGNHIKTVVQRYLGTIHSWDVVNEAIDLSDNRSDGLRTTPWLKLLGTNYIDLAFRLAAESDPNALLVYNDFGLDYDTPKDEAKRTAVLKLLERLKSQGTPIHALGIQAHLLPGNNKFNPEKLRKFLRDVASLGLKIMITEMDITDKKLPVDIAMRDRIIAGVYEDYLSAVLDEKAVIAVITWGLSDRYTWLSQFQPRADKASVRPLPLDEQMQRKLAWNAIARAFENAPKR; this is encoded by the coding sequence ATGAATAATAACATTTTACTGACTAGACGACGTGCTGTTAAATTAGGTTGTGGGATGCTTGCAGGTGGCGTAGGTGCTGTGGCAACTTCTAAAGCAATTAATATTAATAACCAAATTCAAGCACTTGACAATCCCCGCAGAGAGTTTCCTATATCTGGCAAACTTTCTTTGAAAGAGCTTGCTGCTGCCAAAAGATTAATTTATGGAGCAGCTATTCAATACTCTCAATTGTTATTGGATAGGGAACTGGCAAACCATGTAAAGCACGAGTGCGGAATACTTGTCCCAGAATGGGAGTTAAAGTGGTCTGTTGGCAAGCACCCTCTACGCCCTAGCCCAAATAGTTTTGATTTTACTGGAGCAGATTGGATGGCAAATTTTGCTAAGGCTAATGGTTTGCTTTTGCGAGGACATACTTTAATATGGCACGAGTCTTTACCCCCCTGGTTTAAGAGTACAGTTAATAGCCAAAATGCAAAAGAGTTTTTAGGAAACCATATTAAAACTGTTGTTCAGCGTTACCTGGGTACAATCCATTCTTGGGATGTTGTTAATGAAGCTATTGATCTGAGTGATAACAGATCTGACGGTTTACGAACAACTCCTTGGCTCAAACTTTTAGGCACCAATTACATTGACTTAGCGTTTCGTCTAGCTGCTGAGTCTGATCCAAACGCGTTATTAGTTTACAACGATTTTGGTTTAGATTATGACACACCTAAGGATGAAGCTAAGAGGACTGCGGTTTTAAAGTTGTTAGAGCGTTTAAAGTCTCAAGGTACTCCAATTCATGCCCTTGGGATTCAAGCTCATTTGTTACCTGGCAATAATAAATTTAACCCGGAGAAACTGCGAAAATTTCTGCGGGATGTAGCTAGTTTAGGATTAAAAATTATGATCACGGAAATGGACATAACAGATAAAAAGTTACCTGTTGATATTGCAATGCGCGATCGCATCATTGCCGGAGTTTATGAAGATTATCTCTCTGCTGTCTTGGATGAAAAGGCCGTCATTGCTGTGATTACTTGGGGATTGAGCGATCGCTATACTTGGTTAAGTCAATTTCAACCCAGAGCAGATAAAGCCTCGGTGCGTCCTCTACCCCTTGATGAACAAATGCAACGCAAGTTAGCTTGGAATGCCATCGCTCGTGCTTTTGAGAACGCTCCCAAACGCTAA
- a CDS encoding glycosyl transferase, WecB/TagA/CpsF family protein, with the protein MKVNITGVQIDKYSFEEVVDIIVDYVLSDGSPRYVVTPNAQHVLTLQKDVHFQNIYSNAFLVVPDGVPLLWAARFLQKPLKGRVNGTDLFEKLCEVSASKGLRLFLLGGRPEAAKKVAEILQARHPDLKIVGTHCPPYGFESNAAELALINCKIKEAAPHILFVGLGAPKQEKWIYSNYQQLNVPISIGIGVSFELVAGMVQRAPVWMQKSGLEWLFRLMVEPKRLWQRYIVGNPLFIWLVVKQKLRLDKF; encoded by the coding sequence ATGAAAGTTAACATTACTGGTGTACAAATTGATAAGTATAGTTTTGAAGAAGTGGTTGACATAATTGTAGACTATGTACTTTCTGACGGTTCCCCTAGATATGTAGTAACGCCTAATGCACAGCATGTTTTAACATTACAAAAAGATGTTCATTTTCAAAATATTTATAGCAACGCTTTTCTAGTAGTGCCAGATGGTGTGCCACTATTATGGGCAGCGCGGTTTTTACAAAAGCCACTCAAGGGACGGGTGAATGGTACTGATTTATTTGAAAAGCTGTGCGAAGTTTCTGCCTCCAAAGGACTAAGATTATTCTTGCTCGGTGGTCGTCCTGAAGCTGCTAAGAAAGTAGCAGAAATTCTTCAGGCTAGACATCCTGACTTGAAAATCGTGGGTACTCATTGTCCCCCTTATGGTTTTGAATCAAATGCCGCAGAACTTGCACTAATAAATTGCAAGATCAAAGAGGCTGCTCCGCATATTCTATTTGTAGGTCTAGGCGCTCCCAAACAGGAAAAATGGATATATAGCAATTATCAGCAGTTAAATGTACCTATTTCTATTGGTATTGGTGTCAGCTTTGAGCTTGTTGCAGGTATGGTACAAAGAGCTCCAGTTTGGATGCAAAAAAGTGGATTAGAGTGGTTGTTTCGCTTGATGGTAGAACCAAAGCGTCTTTGGCAGCGTTATATAGTTGGTAATCCCCTCTTCATTTGGCTGGTTGTGAAGCAGAAACTGAGACTAGATAAATTTTAG
- a CDS encoding group 1 glycosyl transferase produces MSKRKIVMIGASLEQNGGIATVEKLILKYIPNDVSIEHITSHDEGSIVHRLIVFTKSLVNLLWRLIFQQLDIVYIHLSDGGSLLRKAIICLLVMPFRKPVLIHAHGAEFHVTYSVLPVWAKKWLNAILRWCKGFIVLSNTWKDFYMINLGLDSEKVFVLPNPTELPMQIPQRLNVKKVTLIFCGRVGQRKGTFDLIRAFAKLPETIKTSSKLLLAGDGELEQGQNLVDSLNLTEHINFLGWVNSEKRNELLSSADVFILPSYNEGLPMAILEAMAWGLPVISTPVGGIAELVISDKNGFLVAPGDIEQLSQAMRSLIENEDLRRAMGELARETVIPFDVREYCSQLSHIFTKISTSVDLGT; encoded by the coding sequence ATGAGTAAACGTAAAATTGTCATGATAGGGGCTAGTCTTGAGCAAAATGGAGGTATAGCAACTGTTGAAAAGCTTATCCTAAAGTATATTCCCAATGATGTGTCCATTGAGCATATTACAAGCCATGATGAGGGGTCTATTGTACATAGGCTTATAGTATTCACTAAGTCTTTAGTAAATTTGTTATGGAGATTGATATTTCAACAATTAGATATTGTATACATTCATCTTTCAGATGGCGGTAGTCTTTTAAGGAAAGCTATTATCTGTCTGCTTGTTATGCCATTCCGTAAGCCTGTATTAATACATGCACATGGAGCAGAATTTCATGTAACTTACTCTGTCTTACCTGTGTGGGCAAAGAAATGGCTGAATGCTATATTACGTTGGTGTAAGGGTTTTATTGTTTTGTCTAATACTTGGAAAGATTTTTATATGATCAATCTAGGTTTAGACTCTGAAAAAGTTTTTGTCTTGCCTAACCCCACAGAATTGCCAATGCAGATACCACAACGTCTTAATGTCAAAAAAGTAACCCTTATTTTTTGTGGACGTGTTGGTCAACGAAAGGGAACGTTTGATTTAATTAGGGCTTTTGCTAAATTGCCTGAGACTATAAAAACATCCTCAAAGTTGCTCTTAGCAGGAGATGGTGAACTAGAACAGGGTCAAAATTTAGTTGATAGTCTAAATCTTACAGAACATATTAATTTTTTGGGTTGGGTAAATTCAGAAAAAAGAAACGAGCTATTATCCAGTGCTGATGTATTCATACTACCCTCGTATAATGAAGGACTACCAATGGCAATATTAGAAGCAATGGCTTGGGGTTTGCCAGTAATAAGTACTCCTGTTGGGGGAATTGCTGAGTTAGTAATTTCTGATAAAAATGGTTTTTTAGTTGCTCCTGGTGATATTGAACAGTTATCTCAGGCAATGCGCTCACTAATAGAAAATGAGGATTTAAGGCGAGCTATGGGAGAGCTTGCTAGAGAAACGGTAATTCCCTTTGATGTGCGTGAATATTGCAGTCAATTGTCACACATATTCACTAAAATTTCTACTTCAGTAGATTTAGGAACTTAA